DNA sequence from the Malus sylvestris chromosome 10, drMalSylv7.2, whole genome shotgun sequence genome:
ACAACCTGGCTTTTCTCCCAaatccaccaccaccattgcCACACCCACTACGACCGACGCCGCCGCTATATCTTGCTTTGTTTCTCAATTTGGAAATCAAATTAAAGTTTAATCTTTCTATGCTTGCATTTTGATGGTTGGATGTTGTATTCAGTTTTGACTCTGTTACTCTTTTGTGGTAGAGTAAACTCTATGAATATcatttttcctcttcatgtttgtcatTCTTCTCCGTTTTGTGAATGTGCTGTTAGTTTTGTTGGTGATGAGGACAATTATGATGTTTCTTGCCACTGCTTCTATGGCTTTTGTTGGAATGGTTTACAAAAAATGAGAACTCCAAGTATGCAAAAATGCTTTAATGGAGGAAAATTAGAACAACCTATATTCTTATTTATTCCACATATCATAAAAAACGATGAGATGAGAAATTGCATATTTAGATGCATTTTCAAAAATCTTCTATCGTAAGGAGAGAGTGAGATGTGGTGGCAGCGTCGGTCGTATAGGGTGCCGCGATGGTGGTGATGGATTTGGGAAAAGGGATGGAGTAGGTTGGAGTGAACTGTGGAGTGGACTGTAGAgtgaggaaggaggaagagacAAGGGAGAAGGGAAGGGGGCATTTTAGAATTTTTGCAtggattttttgttaaatttgtaaGAAATGTAAAGCGTAGGCTAAAAATCATTTCACACTACAAAATATGGTTATTTATCAAAACTTCCCAATGTTCTTTATACCTtgttatattatattaaaacttTAATAAGAAATATTATCAAAATAAACCTTTATCAGTTTAGAATTAATTTATTAACTAGTTTCGGGGCGCGGTAAAAAACCACTAATGGCATAGAATTTTCGAGACTTTATAAAACATATGATATGGACACAAACCATAATATTAAAAGGACTGATAGTGATTATTGACAGCCAAGTGGCGCAAATCTAATTGAATGTAGGAAGAAAAACCTAAGATAATATATGAAGATATGGAAAATGGGGAGAGAACCAGTGAGGCCAATATTTTCCACGAAATGACGCATGATTATTCCATGTCGCTATCCGCCGTTGATTACAAGATGAGATTTTGGATTTCAAATGTCAACGTGTCAAAAGTTGGCATTTAATTACGCGATAGAATATTTCATCCGAGCTAATTTTTTCTCTAATTCTAATTTCTAATGCACATTATGTATCGCCCTGGTAATGGCAGGCTTATCTCAAAAGCACTTCCACCTAATTGTCGCGTTTTCTTGATTGGCTGCAGTTCATAGAACTTCATAGCGTACGTGTCCTTGACCTATTTGCCCTAAATCTTAATTGATTAGCAAAATAAGAATTATGCTACTGAAAAAAGAGCATAAAGTACTGTTGAAATCCAATCACAAATATACAAGTGTtcaaatacaatttaaattcaattatTCATATACGTGTCAATTTGTGATTGGTTTTTCAGTAATACTTGCTGCTTTTCTTTTAGCAGAGAAGCATAGTTCGCAAAATAATATGCAATGCAAGGTCTGGAAAACTCTAGGGAGACATCATTTTTATATCACATTTGTATACCATACGATGTCATAAATGATGTGTAGACATCAcgtcaattaatgaatttatctcATTAATTGGATGTTGATTGTATACATCACTTACTGCATGAAATGATATACAAATAGGGTATAAATATGTGATCTCCTTACCATCATCATTGTGCCAAAAACTAAGATCTTTTACATGATGTTTTGTAAATGTCAAGAAGACATATTTGTATCTTGTTGAAGAAATTATGGATCCACGGAATAATGCtttctatataaaaaataaaataaaaaataaaaaaaaacatcatatCTTCATTACCACCTAATTAAACATGCTTTGTAAGCAATCACTTTCTCTAGTTAAGAAAGAGAACAAAATATCTTTATGAAAATATCCACATAATTAGTCCTTCATTTTGGAATAGAAATCGAAACCGGCCATGAAAGTCGTTTGGGGATAAAGCATTTCTTGTTCGAATTCCTCTATATATGTACGTTGAACTTCACCCAAAATCTTAGTATAGTATAGGCATTtcataattatctttttttttttggacaaaatatAATCATCTTAACATTGAAAAGgagatatcattttcatttccatCAATGACAATCAAGATCGACGTCACAGCCCATGTCCACACTTTTATTTGTGCACCGATTGTGTGTAACTTGAAATTGTTCAAAAATCTTAAGAGACTTTTAGTTTAAGTAATTAAAAGCATTTATCCTTACACATGAAGTTCTGTGTTAACTCCCACTGCCTCCCATATTGCTTGCAAAATATTGAAACCCCTTGAGCCATTCCATGACAGTGGCATAATGTCCATTGTCCATTGAGcctaataaaacaaaattagtaattttaaaatgattaatagGTACTTACTAGAGAAAAGAGTGATTCTTTGTACACTTAAATTTGGTCTCCAAacacttttgtttttcttaacatctaatttacttcatttctttgaacacccaaaataatttattcgtttacattttatgaatttatttttctctaaacactcattttttattttttatttttacacccattttCCCTTACCCAACTTGAAAGGTTGAATTTTTGGGTTATCTGATTGATCTCGAATTCAAGAGGCAGATGAAGGGGTGTGGGTATGGCTGGGCTGGGATTAGGGTGGGAGGGTGTGGGGCGCAGATGGAGCGGAGGATATCTGGGTACGAAAGCTTACTTTCTTCTGTCTTTTCACCCACTATTCAACTTAGTATTCATTCTCCTTCACAGACAAACATTTCAAATATTTCTTGGAAATTATTTCATAATGCACCCAGCCCCCTCCTTTGCTCTGTCTAATGCTAAAAATAGATAGTATTCTGGTTAATTGTGATTGATCCACAACTGATACTCTAGATGTTGGTTTGAGCCAGGATATCCGGTCGACAACTGATATTCTAGATGTTGGTCTGGGTGAGACCTATATGTGTGTACCACATCAACACACTAAtagaaaatttgacaaaaaggtAACAGAAGAACCGAATTGATTTCGAGATTCATTTTTCGGGACCAGATTGAAGGATTTTCTATTCCAAGGACCTTTTGATTGAAAGGTTCAACTTCAAGACGAAACttgataaaaaccctaaaaaaaattgataggtGTACAGATACGAAACTTGAATATACAAAGAACCACTCAGAAAAGTAGATACCAGAACATTTGAATCATATCTGAAGGTTTTATTTTGCATCCGTAGTTTTGTATACAATACTAGTTAATTTCTTGGCACCGAGGGCTTTATTTTATATAGAAATATTTGAAGGGTTACTCCTCTTGATGTGTAAACCAACATGTTATCCTTTATTTTGGCTATATATAGTCTTCTACTACATATGTCGTCTAGCAATAGTTGCTATAGTACTAAGGGCAAAATCATTTTGAGCCCTATACATATTAATATAGGATCTACTTTAATTAGTTACACTCGAGAGGCGGGCAGAGGTTCACCAAGGAGAAAAGACGTGAATAAAGCCAGTGAGTTGCTTGGTTTGAAGCAGGGAACTGCATGCCCAGCTCCTCTAAATGTTGCAAATGTAAGACCTTCATATTCTTGAAACCATCCACTGACCTGCAACATATACCATAATCCCAGATCAATTAATAATTTGGTAAAGTTGAATTAACAGAGAACAGAAAAAAGCTATATCATCatagttttaattatttatgccAACTTCAATTTTTAAGGCTAGCTAATTAATCAACTAATTACCTGCTTCTCGTGGTACCAAGGTCTCCATGCCTTAGTAATAGGCAATCCAAGAGCACTCAAGCTGTATCTTGTGGAAAGCACAGGAACTCTTCCATCTGTGTCTCCGCTGAGccatccaaaaaataaaaacataagccGGCGgggtttcatattttttatatttatcaaGGAAATCGATGCTGAGGCAGGAAACATCTACCTGTACACCCATATTCTAAGTCCTGCTGCAATGAGTTTCTTGTATATAGGGAGAACAGATGGCTTCGTATATGCCCAGTCGTCGAATATTTTTTTGCTACAACCAAAATAGTTGAAGAACATGTTCTCAGCAAGTTGGAATTTCttgaatatacatatattagAGATAAATGACCTTGGAAAACATATTAAAATGAATTATAACTGCTACTTTCAGAAAAGACCGAGAGGGAGGCAGTGGTAATTACTTGCAGATGCTCCAGTTCTTGAGGCGGACACCATCACTAACATGGAGGGCCTTTTGCACATCTGGTCTGTTATAGAAGGTTTTTGAATATTCATCGAGACATGGATCGTAGCCACCCATAATCCTTGGCATCTGATAAGAATTAATCATGAACGTTAAACTAACTAAATGTGCCTAAAATATCTGTTGAACCAAAAATTCGTAAGTACAGCATGTTCTAATGAAAAAAGTTGATATACCAATTCACTCCTAAAATTGTAGAATTAAGGACATAATATATCTGTATATCACTGTACtggtttataaaattaatttaaaaaaaaaaagtttactcACCATCGTAGATGTGCGCTTCATCATGACGTGCATCGAACCATCGTTTGAACTTGCCGTATCGCTAATGCAGACTGAGGTGTAAAGGCTGTAAATATCTATCTCCCCATACTGTTTTAGCAATTCTTCCACAGCTTGAGTACAATCCTTGTTACTCCAAGTATCATTTCTGTCGAAATCACAGCTTTCGCCTATTACTTTGTGAGTTTCGTCTGATATCACAGCATGACTCCAAGCATAATCTACCAGACCTCTCCAGTCATCAGCATCAGATGTTTCAGGATTACCCAACTGTATATCAAACAcaagaaattgaaatgacaaatttttttttatttgatgtcTAAACGGAGCTCGATCCTTTTTATTGTTTCCCAAATGACCATACCAGGATACCCTTGAGATCAATATGGAGGGAAGGATTATTGTTCTTGTCATATATGAGCTCGGCGAGCTCCGGAACATACTTTCCTGTTAACAAAGAACGAGAAGAATTAGGGTACACAAAGGAAGTTCAGTTGCAGCACATGGTCAAAAGGGTGAGGGACTGAGAGTGACTTACCTGCATAACTCTCTCCAGAAATGTAGAAGGTCCTTCTTCTGTATGATGGGAACTTGAGATACCACTTATGCAAGAAGTTATACGCATCATTCGCTGAATTAAATCCAAGGAACAGAATGAAAAACATATCAGAAAACCAGATTAAAATCTTCTAACAGTCATGAGACTCGTCATTAATTAggtcaaaatatataaattaacatGTTTGGGAAATAAATAGAGCAGTAATACTTGTTTATTATTGCAAATAGTAATATCAATTGCTAGAGAAATATATAGCAGTCAACTTTAAAAGTAACTGACCTGTAAAGCCATCTCCGAGATTATCATAATCACTAGTTGTATTAGAGTATGAAAAGCCAACCCCAACTGGAGATTCCAAGAATAACATGTTGGCCTCTGCGTCATACACATGCAAATTAGGGCGCACAATTACTAGAAGCAAATGTGATGTTTAAGTGTAAAACATATGACATAATTTTGAGTGCAACCAATGGTATATCTTGTTCAGTTCTCTCTCATTATCAACTAGGTCACTTaatgagagaaaaagagagtagAGATATAAAACCAGTTGCATGGTAAAATCCGCCGTAATGCAAGGCAGAACTTTAGGTGCAACAAATGATTTATCCTGTCTCTCTCATAACTTGGAAGATACACAACTGATTGCATAGCACAACCATTGATATATAACATTCTCTCTGTTTCTCTTATAACGTGGCTGGTTTGATTATGAAATTTGAAGTACCCAATACCTTTATTCCATGAGTAGTTATTAGATTTAATTCCATGTCCATCAGTATCCACTAAGAATGGACCAATCTCTTGGGTTGCTCCATATCCCACAGAAGAGCACCCAGGACCTGAAACATAGAGCATCTTGTCACCTCAGCATATAACATGAGGCAAAAAGTTGCAGGTGGGGATTATGTATCATTGAACACTCTTTGGATGAGTTGGAAAGGACAAAGGATGACCTCCACTAAAGCAAGTACAATAGGATAATTAACCACCCCATAATCCAATacaaactttatgtaattgtttATTAACACAAAATTAGAATGTTTATAGCATGACGAACTGTCTAATGGTTTGCTTCCTCCTCCACACATGCATGATTATGTATTTGGCATATAGATAATTGCATACTTAGTCAAAAATGggtacacacacatatatatatatatatatatatatatatatatatatatatattcacacacacacacacacacataatagCATGGAATATATCTATATGGCTAAAAAGATAATTGCAAGCTGATTAATAATTGTTCCCGGCTAAGATGATCAGGtttaaaatccaaaaacaaattgatCGATCATGTATAAATCTTTTTCTCAGGcttaatcaaattaattaagtGGTTTCAGTCAGGTATCACCATGATTAAAGCACTGATGATATATAATATACAGTTTTGATATTGCTCATGAGTGTTCACCTCCATTAAGCCACAACACCAGAGGTTTTCCATCTGGGTTGGACGCAGCCTCATAAAACCAGTAAAAAAGAGCCCTCCCATTTGTTTCGTTCACGGTCACATAGCCTGCGTAGTGCTTGAAGTCTGCAGCAGGCTGGCCGGGCAAGTTGGTCACAAGGTCCTGAGTCCTCATCCGTTTCTCAGTACTAGACCGTTTCCTTCTACCCGAAACAGGCTCCACAAACAGCAGTGCAACAAGagccaaaacaaagaaaacggtcgctttttgtacAAAATTCATATTGTTGGATATATGGAAGTACAAAACTCAAACTATATCTTAGCTAGAGACAGCTACCACAAAACAAGGATGAAACATAAGCGAATCCACGTCTCTATTTATAAGAAACCATACGAGGATgatataaaattgaaaaaaataaaaaagctaggaaagaaaaagaaagtagaTATAGTCCTACGTGGCaatgtaatttttttaaggctaaatagtcaaaatggtccctgagattgtccataaTCTATGATTTTAGTCATcccgttaaaaactctttgggcaattttcaaggCTTCGTAACTCcattgtttcttaaccaaattcaactcataatatatcaaaatgaacataggaaagtgcagaacaagattatacctactTGAAAGTCCAATGGTTGCCGAAGATGGCcgaaaaatagcctgaaaggtgactggtccgcgggaaaattggaaaactagccagaaattgggtaaactttaaacgttcataacttcttcaatactcaacgaaattgagtgattcaaaaacaaaaatcatacttctcaaccaGACAAAGATAATGGTATCTTTCTAGATGGGTAActcgccatggtttggccggaaaacggctcgaaaatggctaaccattttcgagttagccacttttgagccgttttccggccaaaccatggtGAGTTAGCCGTcgagaaaggtaccattctcttcatcttgtcaagaagtatgatttggtttttaatcacttgatttcgttgagtattgaagaagttatgaacgtttaaagtttacccagtttccggcgaatTTTCCAGTTTTCTTGCGGACCAGtaacctttcaggctattttccgaccatctccagcaaccattgggcttccaaataggtaaaTCTTGttttacactttcctatcttcattttgatgtattatgggtcgaatttggttaagaatcgattgagttatgaagttttgaaaattgtctAAAGAGTTTtttacggaatgaccaaaatcataGATGGCGGACAATCTCTGGggccatttctattgattttcaatctcaatgaccatttctatttattatgcaaatctcaggaaacattttggctatttagcatttttttttaatttcgttGAGGAATCTTGCATTGACATCTGACGTGGGTTAATTACGCAAGCTCAGCTACTAGGGTATTCATGCAGGAGCAAGAGTGTGATAAGTGGTACCTCCATTGTCTAGTGTGTGGGTTAGATATGACATGATGAATAAACTAAGTGAATGAGTTCAAAACAATACACGTATTTGTTTCTGAAACCCCATACGAAGAATTCAAACATATATGCAATGAATTTACTTGAGTGATGTTTTTTATTGGATGAGTTGATACGTGATATGGTCTTATGATGTTGGATAAGTAATTAACTTTTGACCGTTCCTCTTGGATTTGCATTTATCGTGTAACAATTGAAAATTCTGTGCAAATAACTTTACATTGTGGAAGTAGTCAGCTCTTCCACAGCAACTAGAATGATAAATCCAAGAACACAAAGGAAAAAGTTACCCAGCAAATTAAAGGTCAATAAATTTTTTAGCATTATCTTATCTGCAAATAATCAAATTAGATATTGCAGTTAATGGTATATTTCTAATTTAAAATTACTAACCTATAGGATTagagaaaatatatatagaGGGGAAATCAGTCAGTAGCACTATCAAAAACCAGTGGTATTAGGCTTAGCTTTACATGTGGAAAAGCAGTCATTAAAACAGATGGATGGGACTAGAGTCCCATAGTAAGTACTAACTAAACCTAGGGAATCATTATCCCTAATATACATCGTTGTGATGCCGAAGCCACTGTTACAGAGTCTAATGACGACTAATGGCTACATGTTCATGATTGAAAAAGGATAAACCAGGACAGCTCGTGGCGATCTCTTGGTGCATATATATCAGATAGATCATGTTCTTGCCAGTCAATGAGTATATCACACAGTGGAAAAGCCATTGTGGTATATATTCCAAATTGGTGGTGTTCTCtctaataaaatagaaaaaggaaaaaaactaCTCTCAAGAATCTCATCATAAAAAAGTAGGAAGACGGATTTTGTGGCGAACCTTGTGCGTAATGACTCTTGAATCTGGCGAAGGCAAAGAGGCGAAAAGGAATGAAGACAACCAATTAAGTAAGTGGGGTTGAGCAATGACTTGGATTCCAACTTTATTGGTTGAAAATAGAATGGAAATAATCTCTTAATTATTCAATTttgttgaattataagtctatAGCTGATTAGTATTAGTGAAATAAGATGAATTTACTTGTGTATTCACTTGAGCATATTTTCCAAGTGTGAGGTTAAAAGTTGTAAGGCTAAAATAGCCAAATGTAGTGATCCTATAATTTAGTTAAATGTGTGGGTGAGATTAGTGTGAGATCATGAAATGCACGTGTGTGTGCATTGTTTGACATAGAAAGAAATATATTCCTCTCTGCACCTTTCATTGCAGGAGAGAGAGAACATTCATTCACTCTTCCGTTGTTTTTGCATCCTTCTATTCTCCCTCTACTTCCCATATCGAATATCTCAGATAAATTCAAATACtgctaacatggcctcagagcctggTTCGATCATTTGAGCCTGGGCGTAAATCTGTGAACTCATTGAGCTGATTTGAAGCTCGGTGAAAGTCGCCGGAGACTCATTATCATTTGAGAAGAGAAATCAATCCAATCAGACCAAAGATGTCTGGATCTGGAAGCTCAGAAATGAGAACTCCAATtttctccggtgagaactacgagttctgGAGAATCAAGATGGTGACAATCTTCAAATCACATGGGTTGTGGAATCTGGTGGAGAAGGGAGTTAAAACGTctgattcgaagaagaagaagaagaagcctaAAGGATCATCGGAGGATGATGTAGATGAAGAAATGGCCGCTGTGTTGATGCAAGACGCAAAGGCTTTGGGAATCATTCAGAATGCAGTCTTGGATCAAATCTTCCCTCGAATCGCCAATGCTGAATCAGCGAAGATGGCATGGGATTTGTTGTATGGAGAGTATCACGGTGGTGATCAAGTACGATCTATGAAATTACAAAATCTGAGACGTGAATTTGAGTATGCTAGAATGCGTGATGATGAAACTCTGTCTGGGTATCTTACTAGGCTAAATGATTTGATAAATCAGATGAAAACATTTGGGGAAATTTTGTCTAATGAAAGACTTGTTCAGAAAGTTCTGATTAGCCTTAGTAAACCATATGATCCCATATGTCTTGTCATTGAGAATACAAAATGTTTGGAGACTGTAGAATTGCAGGAGGTAGTTGCAATTTTAAAGAGTCAAGAACAACGGTTTGATTTGCATACGGTTGATGCAACTTAGAGAGCATTCTCTTCACTCTCTGTGAATTCAAAGGAACAGAACAAGAGTGGTGTTCATTCTGGGTCATCTAGATTTCAGAGAAATTGGAATTCTAAAGGCAAGAAATGGgaatcaaaacccaaatttcagcAGAAATCTCCTCTGCACACTTATCAGAATGTAAATGCATCTCAGTCAATGAGTCAAGAGATTGCAAAGCCTTAGTGCAAGGTgtgttctaaatatcattttGGTGAGTGTAGATACAAAGGGAAACCAAAATGCTTCAACTGTGATAAATTTGGGCATTGGGCTAGAGAGTGTACTGTAGGCAAATCAGTGCAAAAGGCAAATAATGCTAATCAATTGGAGATGACAGGGAATCTATTTTATGCAAATAGCACAGTTTCAGAACCAAGAATGAATGGGGAGTGGTACATTGATAGTGGTTGTAGCAATCACATGACAGGAAATGTAGAATTACTTGTTGATGTGAGAACTAACATAGCTGGAAATGTTCAAATGCCAACCGGAGATCTTGTGAATGTAGCTGGAATGGGTTCATTGATGATTGATACAAATAAGGGCAGAAAATATGTTAAAGAAGTAATGTACCTGCCTGGTTTAAAAGAAAACTTGTTAAGTGTTGGTCAAATGGATGAGCATGGATACTTCTTGGTGTTTGGTGATGGAGTGTGCAGTGTGTATGATGGTCCATCACTGGAATGCTTAGTTatgaaagtgaagaagaaaGTGAATAGGTGCTATCCATTGGCTTTATTATCTGAAAATCAAGTGGTTTTAAAGGCTAGTGTCACTCACTCTATTGAGACTTGGCACAGGAGACTTGGGCACTTACACTTTGGAGGCCTTAAAcaattgagagacaagaaaATGGTACATGGTTTACCACAGCTTGCAGACTACAATGGAGTCTGTGAAGGTTGCCAATTTGGTGTAATGGAGATGAAGAACAGAACCGTGATTGAAATGGCGAAATCTATGTTGTATGAGAAGAGGATGCCATATTTTCTCTGGGAAGAAGCAGTTCATACATCTGTATATATCCTAAATCGATGTCCCACAAAGGCTTTGAACAACATCACACCTTTTGAAGCTTATTCCGGTAGAAAACCAGGAATAGCCCACCTAAGAGTATTTGGATCTCTATGTTATGTTCATGTTCCAAGTGAACAGAGACATAAACTTGAACCTAAAAGCTTCAAAGGAGTATTTGTGGGATATGCAACTTATGAAAAGGGGTATAAGGTATTTGATCCACTATCCAAGAAATTATTCTTGTCAAGAGACATTGTATTTGATGAAGAAGCTGCCTGGAATTGGGAAGAGAACTCAGGGTCAACATCTCTTAATACTGGAAGTTTTATTCA
Encoded proteins:
- the LOC126584773 gene encoding serine carboxypeptidase-like 31, with translation MNFVQKATVFFVLALVALLFVEPVSGRRKRSSTEKRMRTQDLVTNLPGQPAADFKHYAGYVTVNETNGRALFYWFYEAASNPDGKPLVLWLNGGPGCSSVGYGATQEIGPFLVDTDGHGIKSNNYSWNKEANMLFLESPVGVGFSYSNTTSDYDNLGDGFTANDAYNFLHKWYLKFPSYRRRTFYISGESYAGKYVPELAELIYDKNNNPSLHIDLKGILLGNPETSDADDWRGLVDYAWSHAVISDETHKVIGESCDFDRNDTWSNKDCTQAVEELLKQYGEIDIYSLYTSVCISDTASSNDGSMHVMMKRTSTMMPRIMGGYDPCLDEYSKTFYNRPDVQKALHVSDGVRLKNWSICNKKIFDDWAYTKPSVLPIYKKLIAAGLRIWVYSGDTDGRVPVLSTRYSLSALGLPITKAWRPWYHEKQVSGWFQEYEGLTFATFRGAGHAVPCFKPSNSLALFTSFLLGEPLPASRV
- the LOC126587858 gene encoding uncharacterized protein LOC126587858, translated to MSGSGSSEMRTPIFSGENYEFWRIKMVTIFKSHGLWNLVEKGVKTSDSKKKKKKPKGSSEDDVDEEMAAVLMQDAKALGIIQNAVLDQIFPRIANAESAKMAWDLLYGEYHGGDQVRSMKLQNLRREFEYARMRDDETLSGYLTRLNDLINQMKTFGEILSNERLVQKVLISLSKPYDPICLVIENTKCLETVELQEVVAILKSQEQRFDLHTVDAT